The following are encoded in a window of Candidatus Jordarchaeales archaeon genomic DNA:
- a CDS encoding rubrerythrin family protein, which produces MKREMTELNLHSAFAGESQAHMRYTIFAERAGRSGFENVARLFTAIAFAEKVHASNHYSATSSKGDFLTFSTAGFGSKTVSEDLEIAINGETFEVNEMYPAYIAVAKMQNHEDALKSFTWALEAEKTHAELFRKAKQAVDSGKDVKLGTIQVCCVCGYTVEGEAPDKCPICGSSKKAFRSF; this is translated from the coding sequence ATGAAGCGAGAGATGACCGAGTTGAACCTACACAGCGCCTTCGCAGGGGAGAGCCAAGCTCACATGAGGTACACTATTTTCGCTGAGAGAGCCGGGAGAAGCGGGTTTGAGAACGTTGCAAGGCTCTTCACGGCGATAGCGTTCGCTGAAAAAGTCCACGCTTCAAACCACTATTCAGCCACCTCGTCCAAAGGAGACTTTCTCACGTTTTCCACGGCAGGCTTCGGCTCAAAAACTGTTTCAGAAGACCTAGAAATCGCCATAAATGGTGAAACATTCGAGGTGAACGAAATGTACCCCGCGTACATTGCTGTGGCTAAAATGCAAAACCATGAGGATGCCTTGAAAAGCTTCACCTGGGCTTTAGAGGCGGAAAAAACGCACGCCGAGCTATTCAGGAAGGCGAAGCAAGCCGTGGACAGCGGGAAAGACGTAAAACTTGGAACAATTCAGGTGTGCTGCGTCTGCGGCTACACGGTTGAGGGAGAAGCGCCAGACAAGTGCCCAATATGCGGCTCCTCGAAGAAAGCCTTTAGGTCATTTTAA
- a CDS encoding acetyl-CoA C-acetyltransferase, translating to MVEEVYIVDFLRTPYSRSRPTKPETDVFNKAYMPDMAAMLVRKMIERTGINPEEIGDVITGCTMQMKEQWLYGGRIINILADLPINVPAQGTERVCISGMSAMHQCVMEIALGYSDIAIACGIEHMTHLPMQLDLNPHLGVSPTLLTRRDLIEKYDLITAMSMGLTAEKLFAKYKDVFGWTKRDLDEWAYRSHMRAAQALKEGYFRNGAGYPEGRRDGEIVPVEVELADGTRKIIDVDQSIRPDTTLEAIEKLPPAFKPDGVLTAGNSSPLNAGASAMMLMSKRKMKEYGLEPLARVVSIGWAGVDPSVMGEGPVPASLKALKHAKLEVKDIDFWEVNEAFAVVTLFAIKKLGLDPERVNVKGGAIAIGHPLASSGIRITGTLARILNIEGAKYGCATLCGGGGQGGATVIENVNV from the coding sequence ATGGTTGAGGAAGTATATATTGTGGATTTCTTGCGGACTCCGTATTCTAGGTCGAGGCCTACGAAGCCTGAGACGGATGTTTTCAATAAGGCTTACATGCCGGATATGGCTGCGATGCTTGTGAGGAAGATGATTGAGAGGACGGGGATTAATCCAGAGGAGATCGGTGACGTGATAACTGGTTGCACTATGCAGATGAAGGAGCAGTGGCTTTATGGTGGTAGGATTATCAATATTTTGGCGGACTTGCCGATAAATGTTCCGGCTCAGGGTACGGAGCGTGTCTGTATTTCGGGTATGTCTGCTATGCATCAGTGTGTGATGGAGATTGCTTTGGGGTACTCTGATATAGCGATAGCGTGTGGCATAGAGCATATGACTCACCTTCCGATGCAGTTGGACCTTAACCCTCACCTTGGGGTTTCTCCGACGCTTCTTACGAGGAGGGATCTTATAGAGAAGTATGACTTGATTACTGCGATGAGCATGGGGTTGACTGCTGAGAAGTTGTTTGCGAAGTACAAGGATGTGTTTGGTTGGACTAAGAGGGACTTGGATGAGTGGGCTTACAGGAGTCACATGCGTGCGGCTCAGGCGTTGAAGGAGGGTTACTTTAGGAATGGTGCGGGTTACCCTGAGGGTAGGAGAGATGGAGAGATAGTTCCGGTTGAGGTTGAGCTTGCTGATGGTACGAGGAAGATTATTGACGTTGACCAGTCTATTAGGCCTGACACTACGCTTGAGGCTATAGAGAAGCTGCCGCCGGCTTTCAAGCCTGACGGTGTGCTTACGGCTGGCAACTCGTCTCCTTTGAATGCTGGAGCGTCTGCTATGATGTTGATGTCTAAGAGGAAGATGAAGGAGTATGGTTTGGAGCCTTTGGCTAGGGTTGTGTCTATAGGTTGGGCTGGGGTTGACCCGAGTGTTATGGGTGAAGGGCCTGTGCCTGCGTCTCTTAAGGCGTTGAAGCACGCTAAGCTGGAGGTTAAGGACATAGACTTCTGGGAGGTTAACGAGGCTTTCGCTGTTGTGACGTTGTTTGCCATTAAGAAGCTTGGGCTGGACCCGGAGAGGGTGAATGTTAAGGGTGGAGCGATAGCTATAGGGCACCCGTTGGCGTCTTCGGGGATCAGGATTACTGGGACGCTTGCCAGGATTCTCAACATTGAAGGGGCGAAGTATGGCTGTGCGACGCTGTGTGGCGGTGGTGGTCAGGGAGGAGCTACTGTGATTGAGAACGTGAACGTCTAG
- a CDS encoding MBL fold metallo-hydrolase: protein MLALKVADSVYWVGAVDWNLRFCGSYTTPLGTSYNAYLIVDKKTVLIDAVKGTHAAEMISRIRSVVDPEKIDYFIINHAELDHAGAFKEVLKVAPNAEVICSDRGRDSLKGHFDFDKDLTIVKTGDELNIGGRNLLFIEARMLHWPDNMMTYLKEDHILFSNDPFGQHLATSQRFADELDENFVMDHAARYFAQIVMPYSQLVLKKLEEVKSLNVPIDIICPAHGLIWRKNPEKILKAYERWAKGEAEDRAVIYFDTMWGSTDIMAREIAKGISDSGIPVTVYNTRTSEWSIMARDLLLSKIVLVGSATLNMTMMPSVAALLSFFKSLRPPPKVASAFGSFGWGGGAVRDIINTLKEMKFNVVEPGLQIKWMPRAEQLKECYEFGKQIAQKIK, encoded by the coding sequence ATGTTGGCTTTAAAAGTTGCGGACAGCGTTTATTGGGTTGGAGCCGTGGACTGGAATTTACGCTTCTGCGGCTCCTACACCACTCCCCTAGGAACGTCCTACAACGCATACCTGATAGTTGACAAGAAAACGGTGCTGATAGACGCAGTTAAGGGGACGCATGCGGCTGAGATGATTAGTAGAATTAGGAGCGTCGTCGACCCGGAAAAGATAGACTACTTCATAATTAATCACGCCGAGCTCGACCACGCAGGCGCCTTCAAAGAGGTGCTTAAAGTCGCCCCCAACGCTGAGGTGATATGCTCAGATAGGGGGAGGGACTCTCTGAAGGGGCACTTCGACTTCGACAAGGATCTGACGATAGTCAAAACAGGTGACGAGCTTAACATAGGAGGCAGAAATCTCCTCTTCATAGAAGCCAGAATGCTACACTGGCCCGACAACATGATGACCTACCTTAAAGAAGACCACATACTCTTCTCGAACGACCCATTCGGCCAACACCTAGCGACGTCACAAAGGTTTGCCGACGAGCTCGACGAAAACTTCGTAATGGACCACGCCGCAAGGTACTTTGCTCAGATAGTCATGCCCTACTCCCAGCTCGTCCTAAAGAAACTGGAGGAGGTCAAGTCTCTTAACGTGCCAATCGACATTATATGCCCGGCGCACGGGCTCATATGGAGGAAAAACCCCGAAAAAATACTGAAGGCGTACGAGCGGTGGGCGAAGGGGGAGGCCGAGGACAGGGCGGTCATATACTTCGACACTATGTGGGGGAGCACCGACATCATGGCGAGGGAGATAGCCAAGGGCATATCCGATAGCGGGATCCCAGTAACCGTCTACAACACGCGGACATCAGAGTGGAGCATCATGGCAAGAGACCTGCTCCTGTCGAAGATAGTGCTGGTGGGCTCAGCGACCCTAAACATGACGATGATGCCGTCAGTCGCAGCCCTTCTCTCGTTCTTCAAAAGCCTCAGACCACCACCAAAAGTGGCGTCAGCATTCGGCTCCTTCGGCTGGGGGGGCGGAGCAGTAAGAGACATAATCAACACACTCAAAGAAATGAAGTTCAATGTCGTCGAACCCGGACTACAAATCAAATGGATGCCAAGAGCCGAGCAACTAAAAGAGTGCTACGAGTTCGGTAAACAAATAGCTCAAAAAATAAAGTAG
- a CDS encoding diphthine--ammonia ligase, which produces MSYAVSWSGGKDSCLAFCEALRRGLRVSHLVNFVYGGLVRSHGVSAGLVRLQAELAGLPVVQVETGWEDYEYNFKRAALSLIPLGVKGMVFGDIYVEEHRRWVERVCGELGLEAVEPLWGMKPREVISRLLDYGIEAVIVSARSSIIGEEWAGRLVSWEFVDFLEERGIDVCGENGEYHTLVVKAPVFRGRVNVKVERVVREGDRWVAVVSLAGVHSGF; this is translated from the coding sequence TTGAGCTATGCTGTTTCTTGGAGTGGTGGTAAGGATAGTTGCCTCGCGTTTTGTGAGGCTTTGCGTAGGGGTTTGAGGGTTTCGCACTTGGTGAACTTCGTGTATGGGGGTTTGGTTCGCTCTCACGGTGTGTCTGCCGGCTTGGTTCGGCTTCAGGCTGAGCTTGCGGGTTTACCCGTAGTTCAGGTTGAGACGGGCTGGGAGGATTATGAGTACAATTTTAAGAGGGCTGCTCTCTCCCTTATTCCGCTTGGCGTTAAGGGTATGGTTTTCGGGGACATATATGTGGAGGAGCATAGGAGGTGGGTTGAGAGGGTTTGCGGCGAGCTCGGCCTTGAAGCCGTGGAGCCTTTGTGGGGGATGAAGCCTAGGGAGGTTATCTCTCGCCTATTGGACTACGGGATTGAGGCTGTGATTGTTTCCGCCCGTTCCAGTATCATAGGTGAGGAGTGGGCTGGGCGCCTGGTGAGCTGGGAGTTTGTGGACTTTCTCGAGGAGAGGGGGATTGACGTGTGTGGGGAGAACGGCGAGTACCACACTCTCGTCGTGAAGGCTCCGGTTTTCAGGGGGAGGGTGAACGTGAAGGTTGAGCGTGTTGTTAGGGAGGGGGACCGCTGGGTTGCGGTTGTCAGCTTGGCTGGAGTGCACTCTGGGTTTTGA
- a CDS encoding uroporphyrinogen decarboxylase family protein translates to MPLKMDERETMTPRERVEAALALKEPDRVPFIADFHAAQALLTGMTIEEFFFDVKKSYEATKKVWRMFGGFDIYSGCSPIIIYYLPWPNSHSMFYFDWQLPKGNTPEQMIEREIMKREDYKTVIEKGFAPFKRRPELESELVKYATQYAELDTASWLREMDVLTLGHAVVEPPVDVISFLRSFDKYLLDVVQIPDTLVAACEATTEEMIATIDPQVRFTAGEAEPKIVVYGFSRVAPNIISPKRFDLFWPHIKKIAEEIIRKGYIVLFHLDNDYTAVLDYFTEFPKGKTWFHFDQTDIFKAKEILGGRACIMGSIPPHVTALGTPREVEEYCRRQIEECMEGGGYMLCSSCVLPDNIPPENLKAMKDSVMKYGFYRA, encoded by the coding sequence GTGCCTCTTAAGATGGATGAAAGGGAGACGATGACCCCAAGGGAGAGGGTTGAAGCCGCTCTAGCCTTGAAGGAACCCGACCGCGTGCCCTTCATCGCCGACTTCCACGCGGCACAGGCGCTGCTGACCGGGATGACCATAGAGGAGTTCTTCTTCGACGTGAAGAAGTCATACGAAGCGACGAAGAAGGTTTGGAGGATGTTCGGCGGCTTCGACATATACTCGGGCTGCTCACCAATAATAATCTACTACCTTCCCTGGCCTAACTCGCACAGCATGTTCTACTTCGACTGGCAGCTCCCAAAAGGGAACACACCGGAGCAAATGATAGAAAGAGAGATCATGAAAAGAGAGGACTACAAGACGGTCATAGAGAAGGGGTTCGCCCCCTTCAAGAGAAGGCCCGAGCTTGAAAGCGAGCTCGTAAAGTACGCCACGCAGTACGCGGAGCTCGACACCGCCTCCTGGCTAAGAGAGATGGACGTTTTAACCCTAGGCCACGCCGTGGTTGAGCCACCCGTAGACGTGATATCCTTCCTCAGGAGCTTCGACAAGTACCTCCTCGACGTCGTCCAAATCCCGGACACGCTGGTCGCAGCATGCGAAGCGACAACAGAAGAAATGATAGCAACCATAGACCCGCAGGTCAGGTTTACAGCAGGAGAAGCCGAGCCCAAGATAGTCGTCTACGGGTTCTCCCGCGTCGCCCCAAACATAATCTCCCCGAAAAGGTTCGACCTATTCTGGCCCCACATAAAGAAAATAGCAGAAGAAATAATAAGGAAGGGATACATAGTGCTGTTCCACCTCGACAACGACTACACCGCGGTCCTAGACTACTTCACAGAGTTCCCGAAGGGAAAAACGTGGTTCCACTTCGACCAGACAGACATATTCAAGGCAAAAGAAATACTCGGGGGAAGAGCCTGCATAATGGGGAGCATACCCCCACACGTGACGGCGCTCGGAACACCGAGAGAAGTCGAAGAATACTGCAGGAGGCAGATAGAAGAGTGCATGGAGGGCGGCGGCTACATGCTCTGCTCCTCATGCGTCCTCCCAGACAACATACCCCCAGAAAACCTCAAGGCGATGAAGGACTCCGTGATGAAGTACGGCTTCTACAGAGCGTAA
- a CDS encoding VOC family protein codes for MGKISLPEVGQIGIVVKDFEKTARILEDLGFGHFSSIEIPHASARLKVGLVNLGGVQLELIQVVEGESIHSRFIRERGEGLHHLGFFVKDIEGTIKSFEEKGFKVTERGEVLGVKYAYLDTDKALGFVIELIQV; via the coding sequence TTGGGGAAAATCAGTCTTCCAGAAGTTGGGCAGATAGGGATAGTTGTCAAGGACTTCGAGAAGACCGCCAGGATACTGGAGGACCTTGGGTTTGGGCACTTCTCCTCAATCGAGATACCTCATGCTTCAGCTAGGCTGAAGGTGGGATTGGTCAACCTAGGCGGCGTCCAGCTTGAGCTCATACAAGTTGTGGAGGGCGAGTCGATCCACAGCCGCTTCATCCGGGAGAGAGGCGAGGGGCTCCACCATCTAGGCTTCTTCGTCAAGGACATAGAAGGCACCATAAAAAGCTTCGAGGAGAAGGGGTTCAAGGTAACCGAGAGAGGGGAGGTGCTAGGGGTCAAATACGCCTATTTAGACACCGACAAGGCTTTAGGCTTCGTCATAGAGCTCATACAAGTTTAG
- a CDS encoding 4Fe-4S dicluster-binding protein, giving the protein MDPYSKIMESLGFPGSELLRKILRFLMNEEEATVAAALPGSVEEVAGKTGLPVEKVRRILDGLFFKGVAFPKDFKARDYFRLARDIIQLHDATLATRQLDPERGREYAALWKEFGEKEYYPKFGELIKATGMKVWRVIPAYKAVKDSPDLLPCEDIREILKANSKIAVVPCSCRTVSRLAGDGCRYTDESKRWNCIQVGRGAEYVVERGSGVEISLEEALKLIDEIEEDGLIHTWANTAEMSGKGITVNCNCCSDCCEFFMFLKGANIPVTKAALEKSRWQAFIDEEKCKGCQTCVERCHFEAIEMYRPEGSKRYKARVIPENCFGCGVCAVKCPEGAITLKAVRPPEHIPGAVARK; this is encoded by the coding sequence TTGGATCCTTACTCTAAGATCATGGAGTCGCTTGGTTTCCCTGGGTCCGAGCTTTTGAGGAAAATTCTCCGCTTCCTCATGAACGAGGAGGAGGCTACCGTTGCAGCCGCACTTCCCGGAAGCGTGGAGGAGGTTGCCGGCAAAACAGGGCTGCCAGTCGAAAAAGTTAGGAGGATACTTGACGGGTTATTCTTTAAAGGAGTGGCTTTCCCGAAAGACTTCAAGGCACGGGACTACTTTAGGCTTGCAAGAGACATAATACAGCTTCACGACGCGACGCTCGCAACTAGGCAGCTTGACCCCGAGAGGGGGCGTGAGTACGCAGCCCTCTGGAAGGAGTTCGGCGAAAAAGAGTACTATCCCAAGTTTGGTGAGCTGATCAAGGCGACGGGCATGAAGGTTTGGAGAGTGATCCCCGCCTACAAAGCTGTAAAGGATTCACCCGACCTCCTGCCGTGCGAGGACATAAGGGAGATTCTCAAGGCTAATAGTAAGATAGCCGTCGTGCCGTGCTCGTGTAGAACTGTTTCAAGGCTGGCTGGCGACGGGTGCCGCTATACCGACGAGTCGAAGAGGTGGAACTGCATCCAGGTTGGGAGGGGAGCGGAGTACGTCGTGGAGAGGGGGTCCGGCGTCGAGATCAGCCTAGAGGAGGCGCTGAAGCTCATAGACGAGATAGAGGAGGACGGCTTGATACACACGTGGGCCAACACGGCTGAGATGAGTGGTAAAGGCATCACGGTCAACTGCAACTGCTGCAGCGACTGCTGCGAGTTCTTCATGTTCCTTAAGGGAGCCAACATACCCGTAACAAAGGCAGCCCTAGAGAAAAGCAGGTGGCAGGCTTTCATCGACGAGGAAAAGTGTAAAGGGTGCCAGACGTGCGTTGAAAGGTGCCACTTTGAAGCCATAGAAATGTACAGGCCGGAGGGGAGCAAAAGGTACAAGGCGCGGGTTATACCCGAAAACTGCTTTGGCTGCGGGGTCTGCGCCGTTAAGTGCCCGGAGGGGGCGATCACGCTCAAAGCGGTGAGGCCGCCGGAGCACATACCAGGGGCTGTCGCTCGCAAGTGA
- a CDS encoding DUF169 domain-containing protein translates to MESKIAKVLNLRYEPVAILWVDDKPEGAAQFRKGERGCVMEMFARSALGETVAFDRETIGCPGGATGLGFGNWYERFPGGLEGFYYFLSVGFENWDRGREIARRLKAEGVVQDKIVEKIVHGERYKKTPDLVKKFVEGLPVVNVPKKYVVFKPMRNVGGGDEPVVVVFTVNPHQLSALIVLANYDRDSCDNVVAPMGAGCHQIGIYAYREAFSEKPRAVIGLTDLDARMNVRSRLGDDVFTFAVPYRMFVSMEKNVEGSFLEVGTWNEVKKYLDA, encoded by the coding sequence GTGGAAAGTAAGATTGCTAAGGTGCTGAATTTGAGGTATGAGCCTGTCGCCATACTGTGGGTTGACGATAAGCCTGAGGGCGCGGCTCAGTTTAGGAAGGGTGAGCGTGGCTGCGTCATGGAGATGTTCGCGAGGTCTGCTCTGGGCGAAACGGTTGCTTTTGACAGGGAGACGATCGGCTGTCCGGGTGGCGCGACGGGGTTAGGTTTCGGGAACTGGTATGAAAGGTTTCCCGGCGGTCTTGAGGGCTTCTACTACTTCTTGTCGGTGGGTTTTGAGAACTGGGATAGGGGGCGTGAGATCGCTAGGAGGCTTAAAGCTGAGGGGGTGGTGCAGGACAAGATAGTTGAGAAGATTGTTCACGGGGAGAGGTATAAGAAGACGCCCGACCTTGTCAAGAAGTTTGTCGAGGGGTTGCCGGTGGTCAACGTTCCGAAGAAGTACGTGGTGTTTAAGCCGATGAGGAATGTTGGGGGTGGCGACGAACCCGTGGTTGTCGTCTTCACGGTGAACCCGCACCAGCTCTCCGCTCTGATAGTGCTGGCGAACTACGATAGGGATAGCTGCGACAACGTGGTTGCCCCCATGGGGGCTGGATGCCACCAGATTGGGATATACGCTTACAGGGAGGCGTTTTCCGAGAAGCCTAGGGCGGTCATCGGACTAACAGACCTGGATGCCAGGATGAACGTTAGAAGCCGCCTGGGCGACGACGTTTTCACCTTCGCTGTGCCATACAGGATGTTCGTGAGCATGGAGAAAAACGTGGAGGGAAGCTTCCTAGAAGTGGGAACCTGGAACGAGGTTAAAAAGTACTTGGACGCTTGA
- a CDS encoding endonuclease NucS has protein sequence EHSKEIAALWTEVKNIRVDMQKGFERLEGLISVLGGRWGVRAEVAFRNAMMELVEEARGAKVTRLKLFDDKGVVYGEPSEVEVDLLVRDNVHMLIEIKARVRKSDVTELLRIGELYEEKKGVKPRLILVAPTIDSNAYEFATRKNVKVYTYVEERAPVEYI, from the coding sequence GAGCACAGCAAGGAGATAGCAGCTTTGTGGACTGAAGTGAAGAATATCAGGGTCGACATGCAGAAGGGGTTTGAAAGGCTGGAGGGTTTGATTTCGGTGCTTGGCGGTAGGTGGGGGGTTAGGGCTGAGGTCGCCTTTCGGAACGCCATGATGGAGCTTGTTGAAGAGGCTAGGGGTGCGAAAGTTACACGTTTGAAGCTTTTTGACGATAAGGGTGTTGTTTACGGTGAGCCTTCAGAGGTTGAAGTGGACTTGCTTGTGAGGGATAACGTTCACATGTTGATTGAGATCAAGGCGAGGGTTCGGAAGAGCGACGTTACCGAGCTTCTCAGGATAGGTGAGCTTTACGAGGAAAAGAAGGGTGTTAAGCCGCGCTTGATTCTCGTCGCGCCTACTATAGACAGTAACGCTTACGAGTTCGCTACCAGGAAAAACGTTAAAGTTTACACGTACGTTGAGGAGCGCGCTCCCGTAGAATACATATAG
- a CDS encoding amidohydrolase family protein, with protein MIVDFHVHPYINNGAGKRFSVKDYWTLELCRYALKYLHLEAGARWVCRYLESRLVPRGVGFCVLSAAELRLMDLIKAIVRLRPDFFVGFCTVDPHAPDVDVQLVRRVKLDGFKGLKVHSLMQSFRPPDVPKLWEAVSKLKLTVLAHGGKIWVNDPDYANPAYYNEVLDTYPFTLVVAHMGGNYAKEAVELARRFDSVYLETSGASKKRIMYALESLGCERIVYGSDTPYIPWGDPVNEIEKIRSLPIREWEKERILGENAKELLGLT; from the coding sequence GTGATCGTTGACTTTCACGTGCACCCCTATATAAATAACGGTGCGGGGAAACGTTTCAGCGTGAAGGACTACTGGACGCTGGAACTCTGCCGTTATGCTCTCAAGTACCTGCACTTAGAAGCCGGCGCTAGATGGGTGTGCCGTTATCTTGAATCCCGCCTCGTGCCCAGAGGGGTAGGCTTCTGCGTGCTTTCCGCTGCGGAGCTGCGCCTCATGGATCTGATAAAGGCTATCGTTAGGCTTCGCCCCGATTTCTTCGTGGGATTTTGTACAGTTGACCCCCACGCGCCGGATGTCGACGTTCAGCTGGTAAGGCGAGTGAAGCTGGACGGGTTTAAGGGACTGAAGGTTCACAGCCTCATGCAGTCCTTCCGCCCCCCTGACGTCCCGAAGCTTTGGGAGGCGGTCTCTAAGCTTAAGTTAACCGTCCTAGCTCATGGAGGCAAAATATGGGTGAACGATCCAGACTATGCTAACCCTGCATACTATAACGAGGTCCTCGACACATACCCATTCACGCTCGTTGTAGCTCATATGGGGGGCAACTATGCGAAGGAAGCTGTAGAGCTGGCGAGGCGGTTTGACAGCGTCTACCTCGAAACATCGGGTGCCTCGAAGAAGAGGATAATGTACGCTCTCGAAAGCCTTGGATGCGAAAGAATAGTCTACGGAAGCGATACACCCTACATACCGTGGGGGGACCCGGTGAACGAAATAGAGAAGATTAGGAGTCTGCCTATAAGGGAGTGGGAAAAAGAAAGAATACTTGGAGAAAATGCGAAGGAGCTTCTCGGCCTAACTTGA
- a CDS encoding alpha/beta fold hydrolase produces MGGKWVKLTACAFTVLLVFVAVSPLLQGDAKLGYAAALVLASMQPSTASSEQVAVKCGEDGLAFAPSGKYPVVLIPGWMTDEKAAFLMDSLKVKLEEAGFEVVDFKGVLGNPTHTIVYDPLDPSGRSYDGVITGSKGVAQLAEDVKALIEAKLGPSQPFDIVAHSMGGLVARWLVEKLGMSWRVDDLITLGTPHHGAPLADVVEEIATLGNILPTDFVSDLILGLLPPLGKWLASGYDMKPGSAFLRDLNVWGSVKGAFKAPPGNKYTCIATTVSCGNAMWLVTEVLDLLASHDMNEYWPYTSNDGVVPTDGALLYGAKYNFVVEDVNHIEQPLHPEVLKLIIHALSDDPEEQSSVVVKMTAAKINVNCDSWPFSPGEIYFSSCVGQVHSFKVQKTFGYAHGGSSLNYGNWRKGEWRAIPSADQVLFDCKVAKGANIQIAISCYDYDTLDEDDELCSPLNVVINISRVPQNTWTRYVYNLGEWEVEIQILVK; encoded by the coding sequence GTGGGGGGCAAATGGGTTAAGCTTACGGCTTGCGCCTTCACTGTTCTGCTAGTTTTCGTCGCAGTGTCGCCTTTGCTCCAGGGCGACGCTAAATTGGGCTACGCTGCCGCGCTTGTGCTTGCTTCGATGCAGCCGTCTACAGCTTCTTCGGAGCAGGTTGCTGTGAAATGCGGGGAAGACGGCTTGGCGTTTGCTCCCTCGGGGAAGTACCCGGTGGTTTTGATTCCGGGGTGGATGACGGACGAAAAAGCCGCGTTTCTCATGGACTCCTTGAAGGTTAAGCTGGAAGAGGCCGGCTTCGAAGTAGTGGACTTTAAGGGCGTCCTCGGTAATCCAACGCATACCATAGTCTACGATCCACTGGATCCAAGCGGTAGGTCTTACGATGGTGTAATAACGGGGAGCAAGGGTGTGGCTCAGCTCGCTGAGGACGTTAAAGCACTGATAGAAGCTAAGCTTGGTCCCAGCCAGCCGTTTGACATAGTGGCTCACTCCATGGGCGGGCTTGTGGCTAGGTGGCTTGTGGAGAAGCTTGGAATGTCTTGGAGAGTAGATGACTTGATAACCCTAGGAACCCCACACCACGGGGCTCCACTGGCCGACGTGGTTGAAGAGATCGCCACGCTGGGAAACATTCTTCCAACAGACTTCGTTAGCGACTTAATCCTTGGACTCCTCCCACCCTTAGGCAAGTGGCTGGCGAGCGGTTACGACATGAAGCCGGGCAGCGCTTTTCTCCGTGACCTAAACGTTTGGGGGAGCGTTAAGGGCGCCTTTAAGGCGCCGCCCGGAAACAAGTACACGTGTATTGCCACCACTGTCAGCTGCGGCAACGCGATGTGGCTTGTAACCGAAGTCCTCGACCTCCTGGCGAGCCACGACATGAACGAATACTGGCCCTACACGAGCAACGATGGCGTTGTTCCAACGGACGGCGCCCTACTCTACGGGGCAAAGTACAATTTCGTGGTGGAAGACGTGAACCACATCGAGCAACCACTACACCCAGAAGTTTTAAAGCTCATAATACATGCCCTTTCCGACGACCCGGAAGAGCAAAGCAGCGTGGTTGTCAAAATGACTGCTGCAAAAATAAATGTGAACTGCGACTCGTGGCCGTTCAGCCCTGGCGAAATATACTTCTCCTCGTGCGTAGGCCAAGTGCACTCCTTTAAGGTTCAGAAGACGTTCGGTTACGCTCACGGGGGTTCGTCGCTCAACTATGGCAACTGGCGTAAAGGGGAGTGGAGGGCTATTCCCTCAGCGGACCAAGTTCTCTTCGACTGCAAGGTAGCTAAGGGCGCAAACATACAGATCGCCATCTCATGCTACGACTACGACACATTAGACGAGGACGACGAGCTGTGCTCGCCGCTCAACGTGGTGATAAACATTAGCAGGGTGCCGCAGAACACCTGGACACGCTACGTTTACAACTTGGGCGAGTGGGAGGTCGAAATACAAATCCTGGTGAAATGA
- a CDS encoding C-GCAxxG-C-C family (seleno)protein yields the protein MKKLSDLLDEAYRKGYEYLARWRACAPTVFAAVMDTLGYAGEKIVDEVWKATIGLSGGTGNMTLGTCGAMAGAAMAISFSFGFTRENVEKNVAKVLVVSRAVAEVGEKMREKYGGIRCVDVQFHNWGKAYILSNPKSLAEFLTLAKNGKAIPECQNVTGDLARWAVESVAKFNPKFVRRSDVIL from the coding sequence TTGAAGAAGCTGAGCGACTTGCTCGACGAAGCCTACCGAAAAGGTTACGAGTACCTTGCGAGGTGGCGGGCCTGCGCTCCAACAGTCTTCGCCGCGGTCATGGATACTCTCGGATACGCCGGAGAGAAAATCGTCGACGAAGTCTGGAAGGCAACCATAGGGCTTTCCGGCGGAACGGGAAACATGACCCTTGGAACCTGCGGCGCGATGGCCGGGGCTGCTATGGCTATAAGCTTCAGCTTCGGCTTCACCCGGGAAAACGTGGAGAAAAACGTGGCAAAAGTGCTAGTCGTGAGCAGAGCGGTGGCGGAGGTCGGCGAAAAAATGAGGGAGAAATATGGGGGGATAAGGTGTGTCGACGTTCAGTTCCACAACTGGGGGAAAGCTTACATACTCAGCAACCCGAAGTCGCTCGCAGAGTTCCTCACGCTCGCAAAGAATGGTAAAGCGATACCCGAGTGCCAGAACGTGACCGGCGACCTAGCGAGGTGGGCTGTGGAAAGCGTGGCAAAGTTCAACCCGAAGTTCGTGAGGAGAAGCGACGTCATCCTCTAA